Genomic segment of Panicum virgatum strain AP13 chromosome 9N, P.virgatum_v5, whole genome shotgun sequence:
AAGTCTTGACCAGATGTAACCTTGTACCGTTTTGCAGACTGAAAATCTATCTATCATACATGCTTTTGATGGTGAATCATTTGAGCGGTGGTACATAAATCAGGAACCTAGGAAGAGGTATCCCTCCTCTCTTGTTTCATCCCTCTATTTGTGCACAAGTGTGAGTATTCAGTAAATGAACAAGACAAAGGCTGCCCTTCCTATTTTAATCTGAACTAACTCTAATTCAATGTTcttaagaaaaagaaagaattgACATGTACCTTTAACTTGAACAGAAATATATACTATAGATATCCTGTACTAATCAAACAAATAGAAGATTTTAACTAGACAGTACCAGAAGTTCCAACCTAAGTTTGGTATGCCAGCCAAGTGCAGAGAGAACCGGGTGTTTCCAGTGATTAGTCTCCACTCTTGAGCCCATATTCACAAGCAACCATTTATTTGGATTTCTGCAATGAAGCTGTCTACATGTTGTTTGTCTGATTGTAAGCTAAACTTATTCTTGCATATGTGAAAAAGTGTACTAATCACCCCTTTTCTCATGGTACAGGCGTCTTTCAGATGCACATGAGTTGGTATCACAGTTCTATAACATGGAAGGTATTATTTAAATATGTTTTTGCTTTCTGTTCACACTTTGGTTTTCTACATTGGGATTTATGTcacttgttatgtatgactgaAGTTTGCTGAAGTTAAGCAGAGATCACAAGCAACATTTCCGGAGTGCAGTGGTTCTGGGAGCAAAAAGGATATCTCCGGAAGAAAGATTGGCTTGAAACCTGGATAAGGCGGGAAATTCAGGCTCTTACTCGGGTATGATGCTCTGACTGTGCATGTTAACAATCTAATTATCCATAGCTTGCATTGCAGAGAATCATGTGCGAGTTTAGCTATTGGGAGTAGCCCTCCTAGATTTTTGAAAGGAGATACAATTTGAGCATCCGATTGGTTCTTTGTTAATGTGATCCTTCCTTCTTGTATTTATAAGGTTGTGAGTGGATCAGCTTGACAATTGGATACTAATTTGGTCTCCTAAGAAATAGTTATCAATTGGTCAAAGGAGACACTGTGATGCTAGTGCTTTATTTGTTGGCAAAATCTTTGTTGGTTTGCACCGCAAAGAAGCAGTTGGGGCATGATGCATGTTGTATGTTTCAGTAATTATGTAATGTTGATATTATTCTCCAGTGCTGGAGGAtagtttctttcttttttttaaataaaggaGAATTAACATGATTCTGCTTAATGCAATGCATATAGAATTACAGCCATGATGATTGACTACTAATGTATAGTAATGTTGACTTTTGCAGGATGAAAATGTTGAGGCCATAGTCTACCACATTCACGGTGTCATCGGATCCTTCATGAAGAGGCTTGAAAAGGAACACACGTCAAGGAGGATTTCACCTGAGAAGAGGAGGGAAGAGTTCAGGGCATTGCTCTCTGATGCTGCTAGGCCATTCCTCCTCAGCCGAACGGGGCGATTCGTCACCGAGGTGGAGCTCTTCCTGGTCTCGAATCTCAACATGGAAGCTTACAACAAGTTGCGCGTTCAAAGATTTAGAGAGTCCAGctcatagtcacaaagttcctgggtcgaccgggtcgacgaacggggtcgagggtcgagggtcgtcactttataaaattatgGTACGAAGAGggtatacatctatggaacgataaattattatgtgggacgcgaccctgattcatcggggtcgatatcttctggtcgataaagacaaaaactatatatatgctactaatgaagaaactaatctgcacaagcatataagaaacatataaaagagtacatttagaccatgctacacgtactcagctcattgtctaacaaaaaccacaccaatccactgtccttaacctctttatcccaattaaatctgctagcaatggggctgcgaaccctttcaaaccgggacacgatccaaccttgaatggggacactgaccctcttcgaccccgaccctcgaatcggaacgacgttcccgggtcgagggatgaggcatcgaccccgaatcatGTGACTATGGTCCAGCTCCCATCTAAGGAGAGAGCAAGACGCACTGCCTCACGACTGGTCTCTTGAGGAGCACTACTTGTACTTTGTATGTAATGATACGGATTGTGATGAGATGTAGCAATCAACAAATCTCGTCACAAAGTGTCCTTGTTCCCTTGTACATCGTCTCTTAGACAGCTGCAATTTTGGTCTAGCCCCAATTACCAGTTTAGTACAActtgatgctgatgagatacaGAGCATGGATTAAGTAAGCTGACGATTGGGACTTGTGAATGAATTCTAAAATCTGAAGGCAGACTTCTGAAATACAGAGCATGGATTAAGTTTCTTTGTATTTGGACTTTTTcctcttcttaatacaaagatatgcagctctcctgcttattcaaaaaagaaagaaaaaaaaatctgaaggcAGAAATTCAGATTTCAAACTTCTGAAAAACATCAAAACATTACAGGGTACGCATATTACACTCGGAATAACACTACATGGTACATCAATTTTTCCCCATTATGGGCTGCCCGAATTTCTTTACTCAGATAAGCAACGGAATTacaaagttcagagtttaaaccgCATTTCAACAGGATTTTACCCATGACGACACTCCACACCGTCCCCTCGCTGCACTGCACCTGATCGCCAGCACCCAGACTGCAACGAACCAGACTGCGGCAGAACAAAGGTTACACATGAACTAATTAGTAATTAGCGACACAATTTAAAGAAACAACATTCAggcaccttttttttttaggaaaacaTTCAGGCACCTACAACATGCAGTATTCTCGGTTCGCTTAAAGCCCAACCGGCCCGCAATTCTAGAAGCCCACCAGAGCCCATTTGGGTTTCAGTTCTctcgtcttcttcctcgccgaACGCGCGCAGAGGCCGCAACCCCCAGCCCGCAGGCGGGGGATATCAGAAAATGGGGGGAAAAACGGGCGCGAAACTCGAACCTGCTCCCGCCCCTTCCCTCCCACACGGCCacacccctctccctctcctcccccccttctccctctcttctccccaTCTGAGATCCACCGTTCCATTCCAGCCTCCCCTCCTCGGCTCCCCAGTTCTCACCATCAGTTCACCGATCCCGCCGGGAAGAGGAGGCCGA
This window contains:
- the LOC120692712 gene encoding uncharacterized protein LOC120692712 produces the protein MAAFASSPAASASSTGSGGSDPPLEAAAAPTAGASACPCPICLESFKDEAYLDTCFHSFCYKCICQWIRIVASKHDEPLSSVRCPLCKTENLSIIHAFDGESFERWYINQEPRKRRLSDAHELVSQFYNMEEITSNISGVQWFWEQKGYLRKKDWLETWIRREIQALTRDENVEAIVYHIHGVIGSFMKRLEKEHTSRRISPEKRREEFRALLSDAARPFLLSRTGRFVTEVELFLVSNLNMEAYNKLRVQRFRESSSHLRREQDALPHDWSLEEHYLYFVCNDTDCDEM